TCTTTGACGAGATCGCACTCGTATCCGAATGTGGTCATCAGGTCGTAGCAAGCGAGCTCGACGAACCTGAGATCGTGCTCGGACAGGACGCGTTTGTACTTCCCAGCGTTATCCATCATCACCGGACGGCGAAGATTGGACCAGGCGTCGATTCTCTGCGAGTTCTCCTTGGTGCGCGGATGGCGATGAAAGAGAAGCATCTCCTCGTCGAAGTCGAGTCCCATGAGGCCGGTCAGCTCTCGCAGAGCGCTCTCGGTGTCTCCAATCAGATCTTCGTAGCGAACCAGCGCCACCCGTCCAGTCCCTCGTAGCTGGTGCAGGAGATCCCGGGCCGCGGTCTGGTCCCTCAGCCAGATCGATATCGCTTCCTCCACACCACCGGGGGCGCTCTTGGTGCTGATTCTCGAGCTGGCGACGTCCCGCGGATCGCGAACCTGCACCACGAAGCGACACTCGGGGAAGTTCTCGAGAAGGAACGGAGCGAAGGAATAGGTGTAGTTCTCCTTGACGAAGACCCACTCGGCCCCGTCAGATTCGGCCTCCTCCTCGTACATGGCCCGTAACAGCGCGGTCACGGTTCTCGAATCCACCCGCCGGGCAAGCTCATCGCCCGAGAGTCGCGTGACCCAGGAGCCGAGCTTGGCATCGAAGTTCTCGACCAGGTCGTCGATCAGAGTCCGCCAATTCTCATCGCGCGACAGGTCACCGTAGTTGCCTCGATTGGTGGCAAAGAGCCGGAACAGATGAGTCGGCGACGGTCCGGACACCGAAGGGTGACTGTTCATCAAACTCGTCACCAAATTGCTTCCCGAACGCTCCGAGCTGACAAGGAAACAGAACTGCTTCATCGAGTCGGCCAGTGCGTTCAGTCCCAGAGATTCCACTCGCCGCAAGGATCCGCGATGTCCTCGAAGCGGCTGTCCACTATACTGACGAACAGGCCCGAAGACCGCTACCGGAGAGTCTTTACCTCGGCGATACTATCCCAGCGCGGCCAGCCCCTCGTGGCCTTACCTCAAGCGCGCGCCCCTCACCTGAATTGACCAGAACAAACGAGCCGCCAGAGCTGCTCCCGATTCCCTTCAACCGGCCGGCAGTGACCGGTTCCGAGCAGGCCTATCTCGAGGAGGTCTTCCGGCGCGGCAAGTTCGCCGGGGGCGGCTCATTCAATGAGCGCTGCGATACCTGGCTCGCCAAGCACCTCGGAGCGCCGTCGGTCCTGACCACGACCTCCTGCTCGCACGCGCTGGAGATGGCGGCGTTGATGTGCCGCCTGGAGCCCGGCGACGAGGTCATCTTGCCGTCCTTCGCCTTCCCCACGACCGCAAGCGCTTTCGTGAGGTGTGGTGCCTCTCTCGTCTTTGTCGACGTCGAGCCGGGGACCATGAACATCAACCCGGCCGAGGTCGCCGGAGCCATCACGCCGAAGACCCGGGTGATCGTCGCGCTGCACTATGCCGGAGTCGCTGCTCGCA
This bacterium DNA region includes the following protein-coding sequences:
- a CDS encoding sulfotransferase, giving the protein MESLGLNALADSMKQFCFLVSSERSGSNLVTSLMNSHPSVSGPSPTHLFRLFATNRGNYGDLSRDENWRTLIDDLVENFDAKLGSWVTRLSGDELARRVDSRTVTALLRAMYEEEAESDGAEWVFVKENYTYSFAPFLLENFPECRFVVQVRDPRDVASSRISTKSAPGGVEEAISIWLRDQTAARDLLHQLRGTGRVALVRYEDLIGDTESALRELTGLMGLDFDEEMLLFHRHPRTKENSQRIDAWSNLRRPVMMDNAGKYKRVLSEHDLRFVELACYDLMTTFGYECDLVKERAEPSEVQARLAELRPRLTFGRYEAPSEDEDEIRERRLRAIDRVLSRRLS